A stretch of Apis cerana isolate GH-2021 linkage group LG1, AcerK_1.0, whole genome shotgun sequence DNA encodes these proteins:
- the LOC107994629 gene encoding ras-like GTP-binding protein Rho1 isoform X6, which translates to MAAIRKKLVIVGDGACGKTCLLIVFSKDQFPEVYVPTVFENYVADIEVDGKQVELALWDTAGQEDYDRLRPLSYPDTDVILMCFSIDSPDSLENIPEKWTPEVKHFCPNVPIILVGNKKDLRNDPNTIKELSKMKQEPVKPEEGRAMAEKINAFAYLECSAKSKEGIREVFETATRAALQVKKKKKGRCWLL; encoded by the exons atGGCAGCCATTAGAAAGAAATTGGTTATTGTGGGTGATGGTGCTTGTGGTAAAACATGCTTACTTATAGTCTTCAGCAAAGACCAATTTCCAGAAGTTTATGTACCTACAgtgtttgaaaattatgttGCAGATATTGAAGTTGATGGGAAACAA GTGGAACTGGCTCTTTGGGACACAGCTGGACAAGAAGATTATGATAGGTTGCGTCCACTATCATATCCTGATACAGATGTAATCTTAATGTGTTTCTCTATTGATAGTCCAGATTCCCTGGAAAACATTCCTGAGAAATGGACACCAGAGGTGAAGCACTTTTGCCCAAATGTGCCCATTATCCTTGTTGGAAACAAAAAAGACTTACGCAATGATCCTAATACTATCAAAGAACTTAGCAAGATGAAACAAGAACCAGTTAAGCCAGAAGAAGGAAGAGCTATGGCTGAAAAAATCAATGCCTTTGCTTATCTTGAATGTTCTGCTAAAAGTAAGGAAGGTATTAGGGAAGTATTTGAAACAGCCACTCGGGCAGCACTACAA gtaaaaaagaagaagaagggaagatGTTGGCTCCTATAA
- the LOC108003634 gene encoding protein disulfide-isomerase A3 encodes MLFKYFNFLFLVFASVLAEEKDVVELTDETFSHELERLENTLVMFYAPWCGHCKRLKPEYAKAAEMLLDNDPSITLAKVDCTESGKDTCNKYSVSGYPTLKIFSKGDFVSDYNGPREAVGIAKYMKAQVGPASKELNEESCLKSFLDSDEVSVVGFFEKEDLSLATTFHAVSKKLKEKVRFAHTTAKSLMEKEGHKNTIVLYRPKILQNKFEANIVKYDETMGDIQEFINKNYFGIAGVRTRDNTAEFKNPLVVAYYAVDYIKNPKGTNYWRNRIIKVAKDFPNLNFAISSKDDFQHELNDFGIDFVKGDKPVILARNINNQKFVMKDEFSVSTFEAFLKDMEAGVLEPYLKSEPIPEDNSGNVKIAVARNFDELVTNNDKDTLIEFYAPWCGHCKKLAPVYDELGEKLANEDIEIIKFDATANDVPGPYEVRGFPTLYWAPKNSKNNPVKYEGGRELDDFIKYIAKHATNELKGFDRKGKSVKPKSDEL; translated from the exons GTGTGGTCATTGCAAACGATTGAAACCAGAATATGCAAAAGCTGCTGAAATGCTTTTAGATAATGATCCATCAATTACTCTTGCTAAAGTTGATTGTACAGAAAGTGGAAAAGATActtgcaataaatattctgtTAGTGGTTATCCAACATTGAAGATCTTTTCTAAAGGTGATTTTGTTAGTGATTACAATGGACCTAGAGAAGCTGTTGGCATTGCTAAATATATGAAG gcACAAGTTGGTCCAGCATctaaagaattaaatgaagAAAGTTGTTTAAAGTCATTTTTAGATTCTGATGAAGTAAGTGTTGTAGgtttctttgaaaaagaagatttatctTTAGCAACAACTTTTCATGCTGTCTCTAAGAAACTTAAAGAAAAAGTTAGATTTGCACACACAACTGCCAAATCACTTATGGAAAAAGAAGGacataa gaatactattgttttatatagaccaaaaattttgcaaaataaatttgaagcaaatattgtgaaatatgaTGAAACTATGGGTGatattcaagaatttattaataagaatta ttttggTATTGCGGGAGTTCGTACACGAGATAATACAgcagaatttaaaaatccattAGTTGTTGCATATTATGCAGTAGATTATATCAAGAATCCAAAGGGTACAAACTATTGGCGTAATAGAATTATCAAAGTTGCTAAGGACTTCCCTAACTTGAACTTTGCTATTTCTTCCAAAGATGATTTTCAGCATGAATTGAATGATTTTGGAATTGATTTTGTTAAAGGTGATAAACCTGTTATATTGgcacgaaatattaataaccaAAAATTTGTTATGAAAGATGAATTCTCCGTTAGTACATTTGAAGCATTCTTAAAAGATATGGAAGCTGGTGTTTTAGAACCATATCTAAAATCTGAACCAATTCCTGAAGATAATTCtggaaatgttaaaattgCGGTAGCCCGAAATTTTGACGAACTTGTTACAAATAATGACAAAGATacattgattgaattttatgcACCTTGGTGCGGTCATTGCAAAAAATTAGCTCCTGTTTATGATGAATTAGGGGAAAAACTTGCGAATGAGGATATTGAGATCATAAAGTTTGATGCTACTGCTAATGATGTTCCTGGCCCATATGAAGTTAGAGGTTTTCCTACGCTTTATTGGGCACCTAAAAACTCTAAAAATAATCCAGTCAAATATGAAGGTGGCAGAGAGCttgatgattttattaaatatattgctaAACATGCAACCAATGAGTTGAAAGGATTTGATCGTAAAGGCAAAAGTGTTAAACCGAAGAGTGatgaattgtaa
- the LOC107994629 gene encoding ras-like GTP-binding protein Rho1 isoform X2, translating into MHFRLCKIRQKIPNPSPETYRDAERKTKNMGCNTGRCLGPDDTGYPGSEFMAAIRKKLVIVGDGACGKTCLLIVFSKDQFPEVYVPTVFENYVADIEVDGKQVELALWDTAGQEDYDRLRPLSYPDTDVILMCFSIDSPDSLENIPEKWTPEVKHFCPNVPIILVGNKKDLRNDPNTIKELSKMKQEPVKPEEGRAMAEKINAFAYLECSAKSKEGIREVFETATRAALQVKKKKKGRCWLL; encoded by the exons ATGCACTTCCGGCTGTGCAAAATTCGACAAAAAATTCCGAATCCCAGTCCGGAAACCta CAGAGACGCTGAAAGAAAGACTAAAAACATGGGATGCAATACGGGCCGATGCCTCGGTCCAGACGATACGGGGTACCCTGGATCAG aattcatGGCAGCCATTAGAAAGAAATTGGTTATTGTGGGTGATGGTGCTTGTGGTAAAACATGCTTACTTATAGTCTTCAGCAAAGACCAATTTCCAGAAGTTTATGTACCTACAgtgtttgaaaattatgttGCAGATATTGAAGTTGATGGGAAACAA GTGGAACTGGCTCTTTGGGACACAGCTGGACAAGAAGATTATGATAGGTTGCGTCCACTATCATATCCTGATACAGATGTAATCTTAATGTGTTTCTCTATTGATAGTCCAGATTCCCTGGAAAACATTCCTGAGAAATGGACACCAGAGGTGAAGCACTTTTGCCCAAATGTGCCCATTATCCTTGTTGGAAACAAAAAAGACTTACGCAATGATCCTAATACTATCAAAGAACTTAGCAAGATGAAACAAGAACCAGTTAAGCCAGAAGAAGGAAGAGCTATGGCTGAAAAAATCAATGCCTTTGCTTATCTTGAATGTTCTGCTAAAAGTAAGGAAGGTATTAGGGAAGTATTTGAAACAGCCACTCGGGCAGCACTACAA gtaaaaaagaagaagaagggaagatGTTGGCTCCTATAA
- the LOC107994629 gene encoding ras-like GTP-binding protein Rho1 isoform X4 yields MGCNTGRCLGPDDTGYPGSEFMAAIRKKLVIVGDGACGKTCLLIVFSKDQFPEVYVPTVFENYVADIEVDGKQVELALWDTAGQEDYDRLRPLSYPDTDVILMCFSIDSPDSLENIPEKWTPEVKHFCPNVPIILVGNKKDLRNDPNTIKELSKMKQEPVKPEEGRAMAEKINAFAYLECSAKSKEGIREVFETATRAALQVKKKKKGRCWLL; encoded by the exons ATGGGATGCAATACGGGCCGATGCCTCGGTCCAGACGATACGGGGTACCCTGGATCAG aattcatGGCAGCCATTAGAAAGAAATTGGTTATTGTGGGTGATGGTGCTTGTGGTAAAACATGCTTACTTATAGTCTTCAGCAAAGACCAATTTCCAGAAGTTTATGTACCTACAgtgtttgaaaattatgttGCAGATATTGAAGTTGATGGGAAACAA GTGGAACTGGCTCTTTGGGACACAGCTGGACAAGAAGATTATGATAGGTTGCGTCCACTATCATATCCTGATACAGATGTAATCTTAATGTGTTTCTCTATTGATAGTCCAGATTCCCTGGAAAACATTCCTGAGAAATGGACACCAGAGGTGAAGCACTTTTGCCCAAATGTGCCCATTATCCTTGTTGGAAACAAAAAAGACTTACGCAATGATCCTAATACTATCAAAGAACTTAGCAAGATGAAACAAGAACCAGTTAAGCCAGAAGAAGGAAGAGCTATGGCTGAAAAAATCAATGCCTTTGCTTATCTTGAATGTTCTGCTAAAAGTAAGGAAGGTATTAGGGAAGTATTTGAAACAGCCACTCGGGCAGCACTACAA gtaaaaaagaagaagaagggaagatGTTGGCTCCTATAA
- the LOC107994629 gene encoding ras-like GTP-binding protein Rho1 isoform X3: MGCNTGRCLGPDDTGYPGSEFMAAIRKKLVIVGDGACGKTCLLIVFSKDQFPEVYVPTVFENYVADIEVDGKQVELALWDTAGQEDYDRLRPLSYPDTDVILMCFSIDSPDSLENIPEKWTPEVKHFCPNVPIILVGNKKDLRNDPNTIKELSKMKQEPVKPEEGRAMAEKINAFAYLECSAKSKEGIREVFETATRAALQFVGKKEEEGKMLAPIILELSPITRQH, from the exons ATGGGATGCAATACGGGCCGATGCCTCGGTCCAGACGATACGGGGTACCCTGGATCAG aattcatGGCAGCCATTAGAAAGAAATTGGTTATTGTGGGTGATGGTGCTTGTGGTAAAACATGCTTACTTATAGTCTTCAGCAAAGACCAATTTCCAGAAGTTTATGTACCTACAgtgtttgaaaattatgttGCAGATATTGAAGTTGATGGGAAACAA GTGGAACTGGCTCTTTGGGACACAGCTGGACAAGAAGATTATGATAGGTTGCGTCCACTATCATATCCTGATACAGATGTAATCTTAATGTGTTTCTCTATTGATAGTCCAGATTCCCTGGAAAACATTCCTGAGAAATGGACACCAGAGGTGAAGCACTTTTGCCCAAATGTGCCCATTATCCTTGTTGGAAACAAAAAAGACTTACGCAATGATCCTAATACTATCAAAGAACTTAGCAAGATGAAACAAGAACCAGTTAAGCCAGAAGAAGGAAGAGCTATGGCTGAAAAAATCAATGCCTTTGCTTATCTTGAATGTTCTGCTAAAAGTAAGGAAGGTATTAGGGAAGTATTTGAAACAGCCACTCGGGCAGCACTACAA TTCGTaggtaaaaaagaagaagaagggaagatGTTGGCTCCTATAATTCTTGAATTATCACCGATAACGAGACAACACTAA
- the LOC107994629 gene encoding ras-like GTP-binding protein Rho1 isoform X5 produces MAAIRKKLVIVGDGACGKTCLLIVFSKDQFPEVYVPTVFENYVADIEVDGKQVELALWDTAGQEDYDRLRPLSYPDTDVILMCFSIDSPDSLENIPEKWTPEVKHFCPNVPIILVGNKKDLRNDPNTIKELSKMKQEPVKPEEGRAMAEKINAFAYLECSAKSKEGIREVFETATRAALQFVGKKEEEGKMLAPIILELSPITRQH; encoded by the exons atGGCAGCCATTAGAAAGAAATTGGTTATTGTGGGTGATGGTGCTTGTGGTAAAACATGCTTACTTATAGTCTTCAGCAAAGACCAATTTCCAGAAGTTTATGTACCTACAgtgtttgaaaattatgttGCAGATATTGAAGTTGATGGGAAACAA GTGGAACTGGCTCTTTGGGACACAGCTGGACAAGAAGATTATGATAGGTTGCGTCCACTATCATATCCTGATACAGATGTAATCTTAATGTGTTTCTCTATTGATAGTCCAGATTCCCTGGAAAACATTCCTGAGAAATGGACACCAGAGGTGAAGCACTTTTGCCCAAATGTGCCCATTATCCTTGTTGGAAACAAAAAAGACTTACGCAATGATCCTAATACTATCAAAGAACTTAGCAAGATGAAACAAGAACCAGTTAAGCCAGAAGAAGGAAGAGCTATGGCTGAAAAAATCAATGCCTTTGCTTATCTTGAATGTTCTGCTAAAAGTAAGGAAGGTATTAGGGAAGTATTTGAAACAGCCACTCGGGCAGCACTACAA TTCGTaggtaaaaaagaagaagaagggaagatGTTGGCTCCTATAATTCTTGAATTATCACCGATAACGAGACAACACTAA
- the LOC107994629 gene encoding ras-like GTP-binding protein Rho1 isoform X1, with protein sequence MHFRLCKIRQKIPNPSPETYRDAERKTKNMGCNTGRCLGPDDTGYPGSEFMAAIRKKLVIVGDGACGKTCLLIVFSKDQFPEVYVPTVFENYVADIEVDGKQVELALWDTAGQEDYDRLRPLSYPDTDVILMCFSIDSPDSLENIPEKWTPEVKHFCPNVPIILVGNKKDLRNDPNTIKELSKMKQEPVKPEEGRAMAEKINAFAYLECSAKSKEGIREVFETATRAALQFVGKKEEEGKMLAPIILELSPITRQH encoded by the exons ATGCACTTCCGGCTGTGCAAAATTCGACAAAAAATTCCGAATCCCAGTCCGGAAACCta CAGAGACGCTGAAAGAAAGACTAAAAACATGGGATGCAATACGGGCCGATGCCTCGGTCCAGACGATACGGGGTACCCTGGATCAG aattcatGGCAGCCATTAGAAAGAAATTGGTTATTGTGGGTGATGGTGCTTGTGGTAAAACATGCTTACTTATAGTCTTCAGCAAAGACCAATTTCCAGAAGTTTATGTACCTACAgtgtttgaaaattatgttGCAGATATTGAAGTTGATGGGAAACAA GTGGAACTGGCTCTTTGGGACACAGCTGGACAAGAAGATTATGATAGGTTGCGTCCACTATCATATCCTGATACAGATGTAATCTTAATGTGTTTCTCTATTGATAGTCCAGATTCCCTGGAAAACATTCCTGAGAAATGGACACCAGAGGTGAAGCACTTTTGCCCAAATGTGCCCATTATCCTTGTTGGAAACAAAAAAGACTTACGCAATGATCCTAATACTATCAAAGAACTTAGCAAGATGAAACAAGAACCAGTTAAGCCAGAAGAAGGAAGAGCTATGGCTGAAAAAATCAATGCCTTTGCTTATCTTGAATGTTCTGCTAAAAGTAAGGAAGGTATTAGGGAAGTATTTGAAACAGCCACTCGGGCAGCACTACAA TTCGTaggtaaaaaagaagaagaagggaagatGTTGGCTCCTATAATTCTTGAATTATCACCGATAACGAGACAACACTAA